The Streptomyces cyanogenus DNA segment ATCAGGAGGTCGTCGGCCGGGTGGCCCGCGTCGCGCAGGGCCTCGCGGTAGCCGTCGACGCGGCGCTGGGCACCGTAGACGTCCAGCCGGCCGGTGATGTGCGCGATCCGGCGGCGGCCCCGGGCGAGCAGGTGCTCGACGGCGGAGCGGGCCCCGCCGTAGTTGTCCGAGTCCACCGAGGTGAGCGACTCCGCCGCCGAGCGCGGGCCGCTGATCACGGCGGGGATCTCCAGCTGGGACAGGAGGTCGGGGAGGGGGTCGTCGGCGTGGACGGAGACCAGCAGGACGCCGTCGACGCGGTGGGCCGCCAGGTACTGGGCCAGCCGCTGCCGCTCACGGTCGCTGCCCGCGAAGATCAGCAGCAGCTGCATCTCGGTGTCGGCGAGTTCGGCGCCGACACCGCGCAGCATGTCCGAGAAGTACGGCTCGGCGAAGAACCGGGTCTCCGGCTCCGGGACGACCAGGGCGATGGAGTCGGTGCGGTTGGCCGCGAGGGCGCGGGCGGCGGTGTTGGGGACGTAGCCGAGTTCGGCGACGGCCGCCTCGACCGCGGCGCGGGTGGCGTCGCTGACCCGGGGCGAGCCGTTGATCACCCGGGAGACCGTGCCCCGTCCGACCCCGGCCCGCGCGGCGACCTCTTCGAGCGTGGGCCGCCCTCCGCTCCGGCCCCGCCCGCCGTGGCTTGCCATGGGCTCCGCCTTTCTCGCCGTGTCCTGATTCTGGCTGGAATCTAACAGTCCTGGCCAGAGTGGTGAGCGGTGCCAGGCGGCCCGCGAGGGCAGTTAACAGGCAGATAACTGAACGCGGTTCGCCCTGTCCGTTCCCTTGACACCCCGCCGGGAACCGACGACTCTTCAACACATCACTTGTGGGAGCGCTCCCACAGTACCTGACACCTACACATCCCGCACGTTCCCCGCCCGAGCCGCAGCGAGTACGAACGGGCCCGATTCCAGCAGTTGGCCGGGGGGTCGGTACGTCAGGCAACAGGAGGACGCAATGCGCACGAGCATCCGCCGGTCACGGCGGCTGATGGCCCTCGCGGCCGTGGCCGCGCTGACCACCGGGCTGCTGGCCGGCTGCGCCAACGACTCGGACGACGGCTCGTCGAACGACTCGGGCGGCGACGGCGGTGGCGGCAAGGGCAGGATCACGCTGACCATCGGTACCTTCGGCGTCTTCGGCTACAAGCAGGCCGGCCTCTACGACGAGTACATGAAGCTCCACAAGGACATCAGCATCAAGGAGAACGTCACCACTCGTACCGACGTCTACTGGCCGAAGGTGCTCACCCGCCTCCAGGCCGGCTCCGGCACCGACGACGTCCAGGCCATCGAGGTCGGCAACATCACCGAGGCCGTGCAGACCCAGGCGAACAAGTTCGTCGACCTCGGCAAGGAGGTCGACAAGTCGCAGTGGCTGGACTGGAAGCTCGCGCAGGCCACCACCAAGGACGGCAGGACCATCGGCCTGGGCACGGACATCGGCCCGATGGCGATCTGCTACCGCAAGGACCTGTTCAGGAAGGCCGGTCTGGAGACGGACCGGACCAAGCTGGCCGCCCGGTGGAAGGGCGACTGGGCCAAGTACGTCGACGTGGGCAAGCAGTACATGCAGAAGGCGCCGAACGGCACCAAGTTCGTGGACTCCGCCTCCTCGGTCTACAACGCGGCCCTCGGCGGCGCCGAGACCCGGTACTACGACAAGGACGGCAACGTCGTCTGGGACGAGTCCGCCGGTGTGAAGAAGTCCTGGGACGCGGCGATGGCCGTCGCCACGAGCAACATGTCGGCCAAGCTGAAGCAGTTCGACAAGCCGTGGGACCAGGGCTTCGCCAACGGCACCTTCGCGACCGTGGCCTGCCCGGCCTGGATGATCGGCTACATCGAGCAGAAGTCCGGTGACGCCGGCAAGGGCAACTGGGACGTGGCGGCGGCTCCGACCGCGGCCAACTGGGGCGGCTCCTTCCTCGGCGTGCCGACGGCGGGCAAGCACCAGAAGGAGGCCATCGAGCTGGTGAAGTGGCTGACCGCGCCGGAGCAGCAGGCGAAGGTCTTCGCCAAGCAGGCCAGCTTCCCGTCCACCCCGTCGGCGTACGCGAGCCTGAAGCCGGCCGCCGACACCACGACGTACTTCTCGAACGCGCCGATCACGCAGATCTTCGCCGACTCGGCGAAGACCATCCCGGTCCAGTACTTCGGCGTCAAGGACCAGCCGATCAACAGCGCGCTGACCGACGTCGGCATCCTCCAGGTCGAGCAGAAGGGCAAGTCGCCCGAGCAGGGCTGGGACGCCGCGAAGAACGAGATCAAGGACGTGCTCGGCCAGTGAGCAGCTCCAAGCAGGCTCTCGCGCATCCCGCGTCGAGCGCCGAGGCCGCGCCCGGCACCACGCCGGGCGCGGCCCGGGGCGCTCGCGGTCGCGGTGGGCCGGCGGCGCCCGACTCCTGGCGCAGCCGGCTGTACCGCTGGGACATGAAGGCGTCGCCGTACGCGTTCGTCGCCCCCTTCTTCGTTCTCTTCGGGGCCTTCTCGCTGGTCCCGTTGCTCTACACGGCCTGGTACTCGCTGCACGACGTGCAGCTGTCGGCGCTGGACCACCAGACCTGGGCGGGCCTGGACAACTACAAGAACCTGCTGTCCTCGGACTTCTTCTGGAACGCCCTGAGGAACACCCTGAGCATCGGCGTCATCTCGACCGTGCCGCAGCTGCTGGCGGCGCTCGGGCTCGCGCACCTGCTCAACTACAGGCTGCGCGGCTCGACCGCCTGGCGCGTGGTGATGCTGACCCCGTACGCCACCTCGGTGGCGGCGGCGACCCTGGTGTTCACGCTGCTGTACTCGTGGGACGGCGGCATGGTCAACTGGGTCCTCCACTTCTTCGGCGTGGATCCGGTCAACTGGCGGGAGTCCGACTGGGGTTCGCAGTTCGCGGTGTCGTCCATCGTGATCTGGCGGTGGACCGGGTACAACGCGCTGATCTACCTGGCCGCCATGCAGGCGATCCCGGCCGATCTGTACGAGTCGGCGGCGATCGACGGCGCCAACCGCTGGCAGCAGTTCCGGCACGTGACCATTCCGCAGCTGCGGCCGACGATCCTGTTCACGGTGGTCGTCTCCACCATCGGCGCGACCCAGCTCTTCGGTGAGCCGCTGCTGTTCGGCGGGGTCAGCGGGTCCAAGGGCGGCTCGGAGCACCAGTACCAGACGCTGGGTCTGTACATGTACGACCAGGGCTGGATCATCGGCAACCTCGGCAAGGCGTCCGCGATCGCCTGGTCGATGTTCCTGATCCTGCTGATCGTCGCCGCGGTCAATCTGCTGCTCACCCGACGGCTGAGGAAGTCCCAATGACCACCACTG contains these protein-coding regions:
- a CDS encoding LacI family DNA-binding transcriptional regulator is translated as MASHGGRGRSGGRPTLEEVAARAGVGRGTVSRVINGSPRVSDATRAAVEAAVAELGYVPNTAARALAANRTDSIALVVPEPETRFFAEPYFSDMLRGVGAELADTEMQLLLIFAGSDRERQRLAQYLAAHRVDGVLLVSVHADDPLPDLLSQLEIPAVISGPRSAAESLTSVDSDNYGGARSAVEHLLARGRRRIAHITGRLDVYGAQRRVDGYREALRDAGHPADDLLIEPGDFTEEGGRRAMTVLLSHHPDLDAVFAGSDVMAAGARQVLREAGRRIPDDVALVGYDDSAIARHMDPPLTSVRQPIEEMGRAMIDLLLADIADRRPPASRGLDRRRAVLPTELVVRASS
- a CDS encoding carbohydrate ABC transporter permease, whose product is MSSSKQALAHPASSAEAAPGTTPGAARGARGRGGPAAPDSWRSRLYRWDMKASPYAFVAPFFVLFGAFSLVPLLYTAWYSLHDVQLSALDHQTWAGLDNYKNLLSSDFFWNALRNTLSIGVISTVPQLLAALGLAHLLNYRLRGSTAWRVVMLTPYATSVAAATLVFTLLYSWDGGMVNWVLHFFGVDPVNWRESDWGSQFAVSSIVIWRWTGYNALIYLAAMQAIPADLYESAAIDGANRWQQFRHVTIPQLRPTILFTVVVSTIGATQLFGEPLLFGGVSGSKGGSEHQYQTLGLYMYDQGWIIGNLGKASAIAWSMFLILLIVAAVNLLLTRRLRKSQ
- a CDS encoding ABC transporter substrate-binding protein is translated as MRTSIRRSRRLMALAAVAALTTGLLAGCANDSDDGSSNDSGGDGGGGKGRITLTIGTFGVFGYKQAGLYDEYMKLHKDISIKENVTTRTDVYWPKVLTRLQAGSGTDDVQAIEVGNITEAVQTQANKFVDLGKEVDKSQWLDWKLAQATTKDGRTIGLGTDIGPMAICYRKDLFRKAGLETDRTKLAARWKGDWAKYVDVGKQYMQKAPNGTKFVDSASSVYNAALGGAETRYYDKDGNVVWDESAGVKKSWDAAMAVATSNMSAKLKQFDKPWDQGFANGTFATVACPAWMIGYIEQKSGDAGKGNWDVAAAPTAANWGGSFLGVPTAGKHQKEAIELVKWLTAPEQQAKVFAKQASFPSTPSAYASLKPAADTTTYFSNAPITQIFADSAKTIPVQYFGVKDQPINSALTDVGILQVEQKGKSPEQGWDAAKNEIKDVLGQ